TTCGCAGTTCCCGGCCAGCTTGCCGCGCCGGCATGCGATTCCCCTTCCGGCGAAGGGAAAGACCGTTCGATTTGCCCATAGGAAAGACTCCTACGGTCCGGATTTCGAAGGCCACCTCGTCGATGAGAACATGATCGTGCTACGGAAGAGGATCCACGAGATGAGGATGGTGGAGACGAACTACGAGCCGCCGTCCAATTGGATGGATTGGGAGAAGCGGTACTACGCGAGCTACGACTCCGATGTGTGCGAGGTGCTGGGCCTCCTCCAGACCCTTCTGATGAACACCAGGCCTAGCTTGGCCATTGGGATGGCGGCACTCCTTGCGTTGAGTGTACCCACATCGGCCATCTTGATCTTCTACCATTTGATGGAGGCGTCCAGGGCCATTCTTTCCGGATTGCATCTTAGCTGATCAACATCTTGACGGTGGAGATTTGTGGATCAAGAATAAGAAATTTGTTCGTAGGGTAGCTTATTTTCTTTGGTTGTTTATATCTCTGGGCCAGGCAAGTCCGACGATGTCGTTTCTTAATTTGGGATATTTTATGGTAAAGTTGCAAATCTGGGATATGGTAGGCATTTTTTTGTGAACAAGGAGTGCATTATTTATTTAATCATCTAATGATTatgaatttataaaataatatggacGTTATGGAGTTCGGTTGGGGAGTATTCAAACACGATAAACAGGCAAGGACCAGAACATTTTTAGGTTGTCCACTAGGAAGCAGATgtgtaatatatttatatataaagaaaGTATATAATCTATATGAATGCAGTCAGGATCTATAGAGTCTATTAGATAAGTGCTGTAACCCATGAGGCCATGAGAGAGGTGCAGTTAATAAGCCTCTTATTTCTTAGTTATGCTGCCAAACAACAAAAAATGAACAAAATTAAGAGTTGTATTGTGTGAGGATCTAAGTAAGCCCGGATGATATAACCGTGGCGGAAAGGAAATTTATCCTCTTTAGCTATCTTTCTGCCTCTAGCTATTCTTTAATTTAACTTCACTTAATTTTATCATTATTGCTCCAATTAAATCCCAAAAGGATTTTACTCCACAGCATAAATTCCATCCCTTCACAATAAAATTTATCATGCCAATAAATATCATATCATACGGTATAGAAGCGATATGCCGTCTCATATTACATTTTGCCATTTCATACCATATCATATattaatatcataataaaattatattggtACGATGTGTGGTGTCTAGATGATAAATCTTGTTTaatatataagatataaataaaagataaaaaaaatacttaataCGACCATGAACTTTCCCTTTCCTGCGCTATTTATCTTGGGTTACTGCCAATCTTCTGTCGTCATCGTTAACAACGGAGCGTAAGGAGACAATGGTGCGTCCCACACCCCCACACGCCATTCTTACCTTCGCACTTAAGTTTCCGCGTGTCACGCTCCACTCTTGCGCGTAATCCGCACCCGATTCCCCTGGCTCCCTTTGGCTCGCTCGCCGGGTCCAGAATAAACCGTT
The sequence above is a segment of the Elaeis guineensis isolate ETL-2024a chromosome 7, EG11, whole genome shotgun sequence genome. Coding sequences within it:
- the LOC105048460 gene encoding uncharacterized protein; translated protein: MATSIISSSSQFPASLPRRHAIPLPAKGKTVRFAHRKDSYGPDFEGHLVDENMIVLRKRIHEMRMVETNYEPPSNWMDWEKRYYASYDSDVCEVLGLLQTLLMNTRPSLAIGMAALLALSVPTSAILIFYHLMEASRAILSGLHLS